In Camelina sativa cultivar DH55 chromosome 17, Cs, whole genome shotgun sequence, the genomic stretch TCGCCATGTCAATCTTAATGCAGAATATAATGAGCATCTTGATGATATGAATCCGGTCACAGGTCATCCTGCTCTTTTTGAGGCTAATGGACTCAGGTCTATGTTTATACCAGAGGACAGTGTTAGAGATGGGCGTCGCGTATCCTGTAAAAGAAAAGCTCTTGATGCAAGCATTGGCCAGTCCTCTTCCAGCGGAGGTTTCCGTGAGGTTCAGCGTGGAGAATCCAGTTCTTGGATCTCACCTTCTGCGTATTATAGTCCAGCAATGACAACAAACCATTTAGACCTATCTCTTGATCGTCGAAGGGGTTTGGTGGTATCTAATGCTGTTCCAAATGTATCTGCTCCTGCTATCACAGAGAGCTCTAGTAGAAATTACTCTGTCAGGGTTAATCCAACTGATCAACAAGAAACCGTAAGCCCATTGGTCTTTGCTGCAGGAAGTGTTATCAGACGACCTGTTGCTCCATCCTTGAACTCACAAGGGTTTCCACCAGCAGATCAACAACTGATCGACTTGAGATATGGACATGCTTTCGGGAATTTTGCTTCTCAGAATCCAAATGCACCTGCTACTCACATGNNNNNNNNNNNNNNNNNNNNNNNNNNNNNNNNNNNNNNNNNNNNNNNNNNNNNNNNNNNNNNNNNNNNNNNNNNNNNNNNNNNNNNNNNNNNNNNNNNNNNNNNNNNNNNNNNNNNNNNNNNNNNNNNNNNNNNNNNNNNNNNNNNNNNNNNNNNNNNNNNNNNNNNNNNNNNNNNNNNNNNNNNNNNNNNNNNNNNNNNNNNNNNNNNNNNNNNNNNNNNNNNNNNNNNNNNNNNNNNNNNNNNNNNNNNNNNNNNNNNNNNNNNNNNNNNNNNNNNNNNNNNNNNNNNNNNNNNNNNNNNNNNNNNNNNNNNNNNNNNNNNNNNNNNNNNNNNNNNNNNNNNNNNNNNNNNNNNNNNNNNNNNNNNNNNNNNNNNNNNNNNNNNNNNNNNNNNNNNNNNNNNNNNNNNNNNNNNNNNNNNNNNNNNNNNNNNNNNNNNNNNNNNNNNNNNNNNNNNNNNNNNNNNNNNNNNNNNNNNNNNNNNNNNNNNNNNNNNNNNNNNNNNNNNNNNNNNNNNNNNNNNNNNNNNNNNNNNNNNNNNNNNNNNNNNNNNNNNNNNNNNNNNNNNNNNNNNNNNNNNNNNNNNNNNNNNNNNNNNNNNNNNNNNNNNNNNNNNNNNNNNNNNNNNNNNNNNNNNNNNNNNNNNNNNNNNNNNNNNNNNNNNNNNNNNNNNNNNNNNNNNNNNNNNNNNNNNNNNNNNNNNNNNNNNNNNNNNNNNNNNNNNNNNNNNNNNNNNNNNNNNNNNNNNNNNNNNNNNNNNNNNNNNNNNNNNNNNNNNNNNNNNNNNNNNNNNNNNNNNNNNNNNNNNNNNNNNNNNNNNNNNNNNNNNNNNNNNNNNNNNNNNNNNNNNNNNNNNNNNNNNNNNNNNNNNNNNNNNNNNNNNNNNNNNNNNNNNNNNNNNNNNNNNNNNNNNNNNNNNNNNNNNNNNNNNNNNNNNNNNNNNNNNNNNNNNNNNNNNNNNNNNNNNNNNNNNNNNNNNNNNNNNNNNNNNNNNNNNNNNNNNNNNNNNNNNNNNNNNNNNNNNNNNNNNNNNNNNNNNNNNNNNNNNNNNNNNNNNNNNNNNNNNNNNNNNNNNNNNNNNNNNNNNNNNNNNNNNNNNNNNNNNNNNNNNNNNNNNNNNNNNNNNNNNNNNNNNNNNNNNNNNNNNNNNNNNNNNNNNNNNNNNNNNNNNNNNNNNNNNNNNNNNNNNNNNNNNNNNNNNNNNNNNNNNNNNNNNNNNNNNNNNNNNNNNNNNNNNNNNNNNNNNNNNNNNNNNNNNNNNNNNNNNNNNNNNNNNNNNNNNNNNNNNNNNNNNNNNNNNNNNNNNNNNNNNNNNNNNNNNNNNNNNNNNNNNNNNNNNNNNNNNNNNNNNNNNNNNNNNNNNNNNNNNNNNNNNNNNNNNNNNNNNNNNNNNNNNNNNNNNNNNNNNNNNNNNNNNNNNNNNNNNNNNNNNNNNNNNNNNNNNNNNNNNNNNNNNNNNNNNNNNNNNNNNNNNNNNNNNNNNNNNNNNNNNNNNNNNNNNNNNNNNNNNNNNNNNNNNNNNNNNNNNNNNNNNNNNNNNNNNNNNNNNNNNNNNNNNNNNNNNNNNNNNNNNNNNNNNNNNNNNNNNNNNNNNNNNNNNNNNNNNNNNNNNNNNNNNNNNNNNNNNNNNNNNNNNNNNNNNNNNNNNNNNNNNNNNNNNNNNNNNNNNNNNNNNNNNNNNNNNNNNNNNNNNNNNNNNNNNNNNNNNNNNNNNNNNNNNNNNNNNNNNNNNNNNNNNNNNNNNNNNNNNNNNNNNNNNNNNNNNNNNNNNNNNNNNNNNNNNNNNNNNNNNNNNNNNNNNNNNNNNNNNNNNNNNNNNNNNNNNNNNNNNNNNNNNNNNNNNNNNNNNNNNNNNNNNNNNNNNNNNNNNNNNNNNNNNNNNNNNNNNNNNNNNNNNNNNNNNNNNNNNNNNNNNNNNNNNNNNNNNNNNNNNNNNNNNNNNNNNNNNNNNNNNNNNNNNNNNNNNNNNNNNNNNNNNNNNNNNNNNNNNNNNNNNNNNNNNNNNNNNNNNNNNNNNNNNNNNNNNNNNNNNNNNNNNNNNNNNNNNNNNNNNNNNNNNNNNNNNNNNNNNNNNNNNNNNNNNNNNNNNNNNNNNNNNNNNNNNNNNNNNNNNNNNNNNNNNNNNNNNNNNNNNNNNNNNNNNNNNNNNNNNNNNNNNNNNNNNNNNNNNNNNNNNNNNNNNNNNNNNNNNNNNNNNNNNNNNNNNNNNNNNNNNNNNNNNNNNNNNNNNNNNNNNNNNNNNNNNNNNNNNNNNNNNNNNNNNNNNNNNNNNNNNNNNNNNNNNNNNNNNNNNNNNNNNNNNNNNNNNNNNNNNNNNNNNNNNNNNNNNNNNNNNNNNNNNNNNNNNNNNNNNNNNNNNNNNNNNNNNNNNNNNNNNNNNNNNNTGTAAGTTCTCttctcgtttttttctttttaactttccccaacttgaattttttttcttccttctacAAATCTAACTAAGTAACTATACTTACACCATTCACgttttttattacaaaacccTTCAATATTTATTACCATCTTTCTGGTTTGTATTGTATTCAATTCTTTGCTTTGGAAACTGTTCTTTTTTATTGACTTTTTCATAAAACCAAATTtccattattttaatttcttttttctttttttgtcagctttttaaattttgaatattgcTGTTTTGGTTAAATGTGAATATTAACctagcttatatatataatatagtatattactgtaatgatgataataatattaatcttcCGGATTCTATTCTCATTTGGTTTGTGTGCTTCTCTTCGCTTTCCTCAattctcaatcttcttctctgcagaacaagaaaaaaagtggtttgtttccttctctttgCCTTTTCCCTCTTTTCTCCGCAATCAGCTTCCTCTTTCATCGGTCTTTCATATTTATCTACCTTAGCGTTAAGcgtttcttttgcttttctcaAACCAAAACCTTCTCAGATCGATCGAAGTTTGGTGAAATTTGATTTGGTGGGTTATCATATTTCCGTGTCTTTGTTCATTGTAGAATCTCCTCTTTTGGAGGGTATGATAAAAATTGAGTCTTTGATGCTGGGTTGTGACTTTTGAATGGATCTCTCTGTCTTTACTTCTTgtctgattttttatttctttgtctaAACAAGACTTCACGGTTTAAAGTTGTTCAATGTCTCTGTTTTGTCTTGGCTGTTTTGATTACTAAATTATAAGGGCTTTGTGGTAACTTAAAGAGTTATGCTGGTTTGTTGATTACGAGTAATGATTCTTGTTTCCTCATGTAGACGTTGCTAAAGATTTGATGTTCATCTTGTTTACTGATGCTGTTCTTGTTGTGTGTGGCTGTGCTAATTGTTTTCATTACCTATATTGTTCTGTTGCAAGTGCCGTTGATTATAGATTGCTTGATTTTGGAGATTAGATGTCAATTTGAAATTGTAGCTTTTGTGTCTGATTGATCAAGTAGAAAGCTTATACATTGCGTATCTTGAATTGCTCAGTTGCTAAGCTCTTTTTCTCATGTCTTCGTTATTGATAGATCTTTTACTTTCTCCGTGTTTTTGTTGTAGTTTCCAGCATTGGCTACATTGTGGAAAGTGGTGAGAGAGTCTCTTGAATTGTCTCAAGTGTCAACTTTGGATAACGCTAGGATGCAGGGAGAGAGGGCTAGTCTGGGTTCTTTAGCAGAGGCTTTGAACTTTGAGCATGGATCTACATCTAGTAACGCTGTGATAGATCAGCCTATTCGTTGGGATAATAATATTCACAGTTATGGTGATAACGGATTGCAGGATTACATGATTTCAGCTGCTGCTGATACAAATCCTACTTTTGCAAACTCAGTTTATCATGAGCAAGGCGGCTTACACAGGTTTAACATTGGCAAGGCTAGCTCTAGTGGTACGAAGAACGAAACCACTACTAGTCACACTCAACAATGGAATGGAATTGGACGTTTTGAGGAACAGAGAAATGGCAAGCTTGAGTTGAACCCTTTGTTTGCGCAACCATCTAATGGAAACCGTGTTGCTCGCCATGTCAATCTTAATGCAGAATATAATGAGCATCTTGATGATATGAATCCGGTCACAGGTCATCCTGCTCTTTTTGAGGCTAATGGACTCAGGTCTATGTTTATACCAGAGGACAGTGTTAGAGATGGGCGTCGCGTATCCTGTAAAAGAAAAGCTCTTGATGCAAGCATTGGCCAGTCCTCTTCCAGCGGAGGTTTCCGTGAGGTTCAGCGTGGAGAATCCAGTTCTTGGATCTCACCTTCTGCGTATTATAGTCCAGCAATGACAACAAACCATTTAGACCTATCTCTTGATCGTCGAAGGGGTTTGGTGGTATCTAATGCTGTTCCAAATGTATCTGCTCCTGCTATCACAGAGAGCTCTAGTAGAAATTACTCTGTCAGGGTTAATCCAACTGATCAACAAGAAACCGTAAGCCCATTGGTCTTTGCTGCAGGAAGTGTTATCAGACGACCTGTTGCTCCATCCTTGAACTCACAAGGGTTTCCACCAGCAGATCAACAACTGATCGACTTGAGATATGGACATGCTTTCGGGAATTTTGCTTCTCAGAATCCAAATGCACCTGCTACTCACATGCCTCCTTTATTTAACTTGAACGCAAGCCCAGTAGCAGCGGCTGTACCATCGAGTTCTGCTACTCCTGTTGAGAGAAATGTTTTGCATCGAGATGAAACGAGACAGATAAGTAATAGTCTACAGATGCCTTTGTTTGTACCTGCTCCTGAACTGAGACATGTAGCCAATGGTCATATCAGCAGTAATGCAAGTGGTGCTAGACATGctgcatcttcttcatccagGACAAATGTTCAGCAGTGGCAGTTTCCGTCGCCGTCGCCGTCTAATCCAGCATGGAATCCTTACCAGAGTAATAATAACTCGCCACATAATCAAGGGAGTTTATCTGAACACTTCCGTAGGTCATTGCTTTCTTCCCTTGCTACAACAAACCAGAGAGCTGCTGCTCGTTCCTTGGTCCCTCCTGCCTCCCCTCCGGTTGAGCCCGTGGTTCAGTCTGGTGGTGGAAACACCTCTCAGGCGCGTACTCGGGCTTCCTCGA encodes the following:
- the LOC104757985 gene encoding probable E3 ubiquitin-protein ligase RHG1A isoform X2; translation: MQGERASLGSLAEALNFEHGSTSSNAVIDQPIRWDNNIHSYGDNGLQDYMISAAADTNPTFANSVYHEQGGLHRFNIGKASSSGTKNETTTSHTQQWNGIGRFEEQRNGKLELNPLFAQPSNGNRVARHVNLNAEYNEHLDDMNPVTGHPALFEANGLRSMFIPEDSVRDGRRVSCKRKALDASIGQSSSSGGFREVQRGESSSWISPSAYYSPAMTTNHLDLSLDRRRGLVVSNAVPNVSAPAITESSSRNYSVRVNPTDQQETVSPLVFAAGSVIRRPVAPSLNSQGFPPADQQLIDLRYGHAFGNFASQNPNAPATHMPPLFNLNASPVAAAVPSSSATPVERNVLHRDETRQISNSLQMPLFVPAPELRHVANGHISSNASGARHAASSSSRTNVQQWQFPSPSPSNPAWNPYQSNNNSPHNQGSLSEHFRRSLLSSLATTNQRAAARSLVPPASPPVEPVVQSGGGNTSQARTRASSRASLRQRQHATTGIPHSLRGRSRTASSEIRNVLEQMRRGGNLRFEDVMLQSMVRSVADLHDQHRDMRLDVDNMTYEELLSLEERIGDVCTGLNDETISNRLKKQRYKSSTGAPQEVEPCCVCQEEYNEGEELGVLECGHNFHSQCIKQWLKLKNLCPICKTTGLNTANKRRRQ
- the LOC104757985 gene encoding probable E3 ubiquitin-protein ligase RHG1A isoform X1, producing MQGERASLGSLAEALNFEHGSTSSNAVIDQPIRWDNNIHSYGDNGLQDYMISAAADTNPTFANSVYHEQGGLHRFNIGKASSSGTKNETTTSHTQQWNGIGRFEEQRNGKLELNPLFAQPSNGNRVARHVNLNAEYNEHLDDMNPVTGHPALFEANGLRSMFIPEDSVRDGRRVSCKRKALDASIGQSSSSGGFREVQRGESSSWISPSAYYSPAMTTNHLDLSLDRRRGLVVSNAVPNVSAPAITESSSRNYSVRVNPTDQQETVSPLVFAAGSVIRRPVAPSLNSQGFPPADQQLIDLRYGHAFGNFASQNPNAPATHMPPLFNLNASPVAAAVPSSSATPVERNVLHRDETRQISNSLQMPLFVPAPELRHVANGHISSNASGARHAASSSSRTNVQQWQFPSPSPSNPAWNPYQSNNNSPHNQGSLSEHFRRSLLSSLATTNQRAAARSLVPPASPPVEPVVQSGGGNTSQARTRASSRASLRQRQHATTGIPHSLRGRSRTASSEIRNVLEQMRRGGNLRFEDVMLQSMVRSVADLHDQHRDMRLDVDNMTYEELLSLEERIGDVCTGLNDETISNRLKKQRYKSSTGAPQEVEPCCVCQEEYNEGEELGVLECGHNFHSQCIKQWLKLKNLCPICKTTGLNTANKRRRQ